The genome window ACATAGCCAACTTTTCTTCCAAGCTTATTGACCTACTACTTTGCacccaatttttttgtttaaaatgaTTGCACAATAGTATAAATGCATCACGTGAAAGACGCATCATCTCATGACATTGTGTAGAAGTACCATGCAATAATTCTTGCGTGTATTCATGACCGGTTAATGCCGAATTCAAGTCTCTTATCCTTTCAACATTTATTCTCGAGGCTAATGAAACCCAATACCAACAAAAAATCATGATAACTATAATCTCATCGTCCAGATCCATAAGGTACCtatcataacataaataaacaattataTCATCCACATTAACATCTATAACAATAGCATCCAAAACATAACATCCAAAACATAACATCCACATTAACATAACATCCAAAACATAACATCCAAAACATAACATCCAAAACATAACATCCGAAACATAACATccaacccaaaaaaaaaaaaaaaaaaaaaacaatcaaagcACAATCTTAGTTAAACAATCCATACTTCGCTCCCGCATTCTTAACCCATTTCTCACAATTCTGCGGCTTAAGACGTACCCACAGTTTCCTAAGATCGGCACTCTCACCAAAAAGCAAAAGCGTTGTTTCGTATTTCGCATCCGACTCATCCCAACCCAATGTCTCCAACTTCTCCAAACATGCATCCATATCATCGGAAAGTGTGTGTTTCTCAATCATCATCTTTGCCAACTTGCTAATATCTTCACCAACTTCTATAAGCTTTGACTCTAATGTTGCCTTATGTTTTCGTTTCtctcctttttcttttttttgggACCGAATACTTGACTCCTCACTAACACCTTTACCTGGGGAATCCACTTGAGTGCATTCGACATTCATACCATCCAAGTTGTGCTCATTCACTTCCTCAGAAGGATGAGGAAGCGTAGAACTTGGCCCCCAACTATCAAACCCATTTGAAGTAGACCCCTCATACAATTGACAACAAAGCTCGGGGAAAGCAAGTGGCGCACTTCTCAAAGCTTCTACATACTTGTTAGACTGTGTGAAGAAATATTTTAAAATACTATAAAATTAATGAAATATACCACTACTAATTATTAGTATAAAACAGATACCTTCATCTCAATCTGCCACTCTTCTTCTGACAAGTTAAAACTGTTTGTAACTGGATCATAGACATTCCCGGTTTTGTTTTTAAGCTTTAACCAAGCTGCAAATTTTCCTTTTAGAAAATCATAGTGATTCTTCATTTGACGTTGTTCCACTATGAAATTATGTTGTGTTTTCAAATTTTCAGCTACAGTTTTCCATGACGCTTGTTTAAGACTGCTTCCTTCACGTCCATTAACGGTTATTTCATGAACACATGCTTCAAGAAAGGTTTTTTCAACACCTTCTTGCTTCCAATTAATCCTAATCCTTTTTGCCATTTCTTTGGTTCTTGGATCCTAAAGATTAGGGATTTAAACCACCTCAATCATACCAATTATCCAATATTTCTAATATAACAACTATCTGAAAGTGTTCACTAGAATATCTAGAAAGAAAACATGGGTacacacacataaaacacaaGGGCCTAGTTCGATATTGGGGCAAATCCATAAACATATCATCAAGAATTGAACAAATCCAGAAAATTAAACAAATccataaaaaaaacaaaccatAACCAAATCATACGGTTTAAtacaaaaaaaacaaacaaataaacacaTATGAATGAAAATCAGTTTAATAATCATAATTATTCATCATAATACACATCTGAAAGTGTTCATCATAATACAAACCAAATCATAATAATCAGAAAAATAAACACATCTAATATAAATGAAAATCAgtttaatacaaaaaaaaaaaaaacaagggaAAACGAACCTGGGTGGAGATGGAGACTGAGGGCGGCGGTCGGAGGAGGAGAGGAGGCTGAGGGCGGCGTCGGCAGGAGAGGAGGCTGAGGGCGGCGGTCGGAGGAGGAGAGGAGGCTGAGGGCTGAGGTCGGAGGAAGAGAGGAGGCTGAGGGCTGAGGTCGGAGGCTGAGGGCGGCGGCGGCGGTCGGAGACGCGGAGAGGAGGAGGAGTGCGGCGGGAGATGGTGAGGAGACGAGGTGGGGGCGGAGGTTttgagagctctagggtttcatGTGTATCAGAGGTGAAAGGGGGGCATTAGAGGTCTTTTTTTTCATTCAGCATGTTAATAGATCTGAATGATTCAGCACTGAATCATTAAGAGGTTTCCCATTAAGAGGCATAACCAAACAGCCCCACCTTTGtccgaataagaggtccacctcttaatgattcattaagAGGGTTACCAAACAGCCCCTGATTCTTTTAAGACTTTCATTCACTTTGTACCTGTGAATTTTATTTTAGAGTTAAATCTCATTTTAGTCCATCTGGTTTGGgctattttgtcagtttagtataaagatttcatttttcgtatgtgggtccaaaaaggtttcaccgttgccattttagtctactgaGTTAACTTTATCTATTTTTTCGTTAATGAGAAgagcaattcggccatataaaatgaccgaattgcccttttcaTTAacgaaaaaatagatgaagttaacccagtgaaaTAAAATGGTAACGGTAAAACCTTTTTGGAACCACATGcaaaaaataaaacctttagactaaactagTAAAATGATCCAAACCACAGAGATTTAACTCCTTATTTTATAGAGATGAAAATAACTCTTATCTATATTGTATAAGAAGTAATCACAATCCATGTTGGAAACAATAGAGCCAGTTGCTTCACGTGATTGTCAGAGATAAAATAACGACTAGAAAACTTGAAGGGTCTCAGTATTTCCCCCTAAAATTTTATTTGCACACCTCTACATGTATATGATCCGTATAaagttatacgagccgtataactGATTGTTGCAAAAAAATGTCAGGGAATATTTTTTTGT of Helianthus annuus cultivar XRQ/B chromosome 1, HanXRQr2.0-SUNRISE, whole genome shotgun sequence contains these proteins:
- the LOC110877982 gene encoding L10-interacting MYB domain-containing protein-like — translated: MAKRIRINWKQEGVEKTFLEACVHEITVNGREGSSLKQASWKTVAENLKTQHNFIVEQRQMKNHYDFLKGKFAAWLKLKNKTGNVYDPVTNSFNLSEEEWQIEMKSNKYVEALRSAPLAFPELCCQLYEGSTSNGFDSWGPSSTLPHPSEEVNEHNLDGMNVECTQVDSPGKGVSEESSIRSQKKEKGEKRKHKATLESKLIEVGEDISKLAKMMIEKHTLSDDMDACLEKLETLGWDESDAKYETTLLLFGESADLRKLWVRLKPQNCEKWVKNAGAKYGLFN